From one Planococcus citri chromosome 3, ihPlaCitr1.1, whole genome shotgun sequence genomic stretch:
- the fbl gene encoding pantothenate kinase 3 isoform X2, with protein MGPHGDKEFLDDENDADATTRSRTDTSSDKLQMNGAQKCVNLDKFSEIGEWMNNRAEFYPIVITMPWFGMDIGGTLSKLVYFEPYDVSQDEAIMEIETLKNIRRYLTKNSAYGKTGHRDIHLQMDNVTVCGKKGVLHFIRFPTAEMSNFLELAKKKGMAKLVTTVCATGGGAFKFEDAFRREVNMRLEKYDELDSLIRGVLFVESNNAQECYYWQNPTDDETCRKVSYDFSRPYPFILVNIGSGVSILAVYGPNNYKRVSGTSLGGGTFLGLCGLLTGCGSFEEAIELAAGGDNKKVDKLVRDIYGGTYERFGLSGDLVASSFGQMITKEKRDSVTKEDLARATLVTITNNIGSIARMSAVNEKINRVVFVGNFLRVNEISMKLLAYAMDYWSAGTLKALFLEHEGYFGAVGCLISFNDAIS; from the exons ATGGGTCCGCATGGTGACAAAGAGTTTTTAGACGACGAAAACGACGCTGACGCTACTACTCGTAGTCGTACAGATACGAGCAGCGATAAACTGCAGATGAATG GTGCTCAAAAATGCGTTAATTTGGATAAGTTTTCTGAAATTGGGGAATGGATGAACAATCGAGCTGAGTTTTACCCTATTGTGATAA CTATGCCATGGTTTGGGATGGATATCGGCGGtactttatcaaaattggtATATTTCGAGCCGTACGACGTTTCTCAAGACGAAGCTATTATGGAAATCGAGACGTTGAAAAACATTCGCAgatatttgaccaaaaattcggCTTACGGCAAAACCGGCCACCGAGATATCCATTTGCAA ATGGATAATGTTACGGTGTGCGGTAAAAAAGGCGTATTACATTTCATACGCTTCCCTACGGccgaaatgagtaattttttggagTTGGCCAAGAAGAAAGGTATGGCCAAATTAGTGACGACCGTATGCGCTACCGGAGGCGGAGCCTTCAAATTTGAAGACGCGTTCCGAAGG gAAGTGAATATGCGACTGGAGAAATACGACGAATTGGACAGCCTTATCAGAGGGGTGCTTTTTGTCGAATCGAATAACGCGCAAGAATGCTACTATTGGCAAAATCCGACCGACGATGAAACATGCCGCAAAGTCAGTTACGACTTCAGCCGACCGTATCCGTTCATC CTCGTCAATATCGGATCCGGCGTTAGTATTTTAGCAGTATACGGACCTAATAATTACAAACGAGTATCCGGTACAAG TTTGGGCGGCGGAACGTTCTTGGGCTTGTGCGGATTATTAACAGGTTGCGGTAGTTTCGAAGAAGCTATCGAATTGGCTGCCGGCGGCGATAATAAAAAAGTCGATAAATTGGTACGCGATATTTACGGCGGTACTTACGAGCGATTCGGATTGTCGGGCGATTTAGTCGCTTCCAG TTTCGGCCAAATGATCACGAAAGAAAAGCGAGATTCAGTCACGAAAGAAGATTTAGCTCGAGCTACTTTGGTTACCATCACCAACAATATCGGCTCTATCGCTAGAATGAGCGCCgtcaacgaaaaaatcaatcGG GTTGTAttcgttggaaattttctcagaGTTAACGAAATATCTATGAAGTTGTTAGCTTACGCTATGGATTATTGGTCGGCTGGAACGTTGAAAGCGCTTTTCTTGGAACACGAA GGCTATTTCGGAGCTGTTGGCTGTTTAATTTCGTTCAACGACGCGATTAGTTGA
- the fbl gene encoding pantothenate kinase 3 isoform X3: MGPHGDKEFLDDENDADATTRSRTDTSSDKLQMNGSCTQRVKYPMPWFGMDIGGTLSKLVYFEPYDVSQDEAIMEIETLKNIRRYLTKNSAYGKTGHRDIHLQMDNVTVCGKKGVLHFIRFPTAEMSNFLELAKKKGMAKLVTTVCATGGGAFKFEDAFRREVNMRLEKYDELDSLIRGVLFVESNNAQECYYWQNPTDDETCRKVSYDFSRPYPFILVNIGSGVSILAVYGPNNYKRVSGTSLGGGTFLGLCGLLTGCGSFEEAIELAAGGDNKKVDKLVRDIYGGTYERFGLSGDLVASSFGQMITKEKRDSVTKEDLARATLVTITNNIGSIARMSAVNEKINRVVFVGNFLRVNEISMKLLAYAMDYWSAGTLKALFLEHEGYFGAVGCLISFNDAIS, translated from the exons ATGGGTCCGCATGGTGACAAAGAGTTTTTAGACGACGAAAACGACGCTGACGCTACTACTCGTAGTCGTACAGATACGAGCAGCGATAAACTGCAGATGAATGGTTCGTGTACTCAACGTGTTAAATATC CTATGCCATGGTTTGGGATGGATATCGGCGGtactttatcaaaattggtATATTTCGAGCCGTACGACGTTTCTCAAGACGAAGCTATTATGGAAATCGAGACGTTGAAAAACATTCGCAgatatttgaccaaaaattcggCTTACGGCAAAACCGGCCACCGAGATATCCATTTGCAA ATGGATAATGTTACGGTGTGCGGTAAAAAAGGCGTATTACATTTCATACGCTTCCCTACGGccgaaatgagtaattttttggagTTGGCCAAGAAGAAAGGTATGGCCAAATTAGTGACGACCGTATGCGCTACCGGAGGCGGAGCCTTCAAATTTGAAGACGCGTTCCGAAGG gAAGTGAATATGCGACTGGAGAAATACGACGAATTGGACAGCCTTATCAGAGGGGTGCTTTTTGTCGAATCGAATAACGCGCAAGAATGCTACTATTGGCAAAATCCGACCGACGATGAAACATGCCGCAAAGTCAGTTACGACTTCAGCCGACCGTATCCGTTCATC CTCGTCAATATCGGATCCGGCGTTAGTATTTTAGCAGTATACGGACCTAATAATTACAAACGAGTATCCGGTACAAG TTTGGGCGGCGGAACGTTCTTGGGCTTGTGCGGATTATTAACAGGTTGCGGTAGTTTCGAAGAAGCTATCGAATTGGCTGCCGGCGGCGATAATAAAAAAGTCGATAAATTGGTACGCGATATTTACGGCGGTACTTACGAGCGATTCGGATTGTCGGGCGATTTAGTCGCTTCCAG TTTCGGCCAAATGATCACGAAAGAAAAGCGAGATTCAGTCACGAAAGAAGATTTAGCTCGAGCTACTTTGGTTACCATCACCAACAATATCGGCTCTATCGCTAGAATGAGCGCCgtcaacgaaaaaatcaatcGG GTTGTAttcgttggaaattttctcagaGTTAACGAAATATCTATGAAGTTGTTAGCTTACGCTATGGATTATTGGTCGGCTGGAACGTTGAAAGCGCTTTTCTTGGAACACGAA GGCTATTTCGGAGCTGTTGGCTGTTTAATTTCGTTCAACGACGCGATTAGTTGA
- the fbl gene encoding pantothenate kinase 3 isoform X1, giving the protein MGPHGDKEFLDDENDADATTRSRTDTSSDKLQMNGSCTQRVKYRAQKCVNLDKFSEIGEWMNNRAEFYPIVITMPWFGMDIGGTLSKLVYFEPYDVSQDEAIMEIETLKNIRRYLTKNSAYGKTGHRDIHLQMDNVTVCGKKGVLHFIRFPTAEMSNFLELAKKKGMAKLVTTVCATGGGAFKFEDAFRREVNMRLEKYDELDSLIRGVLFVESNNAQECYYWQNPTDDETCRKVSYDFSRPYPFILVNIGSGVSILAVYGPNNYKRVSGTSLGGGTFLGLCGLLTGCGSFEEAIELAAGGDNKKVDKLVRDIYGGTYERFGLSGDLVASSFGQMITKEKRDSVTKEDLARATLVTITNNIGSIARMSAVNEKINRVVFVGNFLRVNEISMKLLAYAMDYWSAGTLKALFLEHEGYFGAVGCLISFNDAIS; this is encoded by the exons ATGGGTCCGCATGGTGACAAAGAGTTTTTAGACGACGAAAACGACGCTGACGCTACTACTCGTAGTCGTACAGATACGAGCAGCGATAAACTGCAGATGAATGGTTCGTGTACTCAACGTGTTAAATATC GTGCTCAAAAATGCGTTAATTTGGATAAGTTTTCTGAAATTGGGGAATGGATGAACAATCGAGCTGAGTTTTACCCTATTGTGATAA CTATGCCATGGTTTGGGATGGATATCGGCGGtactttatcaaaattggtATATTTCGAGCCGTACGACGTTTCTCAAGACGAAGCTATTATGGAAATCGAGACGTTGAAAAACATTCGCAgatatttgaccaaaaattcggCTTACGGCAAAACCGGCCACCGAGATATCCATTTGCAA ATGGATAATGTTACGGTGTGCGGTAAAAAAGGCGTATTACATTTCATACGCTTCCCTACGGccgaaatgagtaattttttggagTTGGCCAAGAAGAAAGGTATGGCCAAATTAGTGACGACCGTATGCGCTACCGGAGGCGGAGCCTTCAAATTTGAAGACGCGTTCCGAAGG gAAGTGAATATGCGACTGGAGAAATACGACGAATTGGACAGCCTTATCAGAGGGGTGCTTTTTGTCGAATCGAATAACGCGCAAGAATGCTACTATTGGCAAAATCCGACCGACGATGAAACATGCCGCAAAGTCAGTTACGACTTCAGCCGACCGTATCCGTTCATC CTCGTCAATATCGGATCCGGCGTTAGTATTTTAGCAGTATACGGACCTAATAATTACAAACGAGTATCCGGTACAAG TTTGGGCGGCGGAACGTTCTTGGGCTTGTGCGGATTATTAACAGGTTGCGGTAGTTTCGAAGAAGCTATCGAATTGGCTGCCGGCGGCGATAATAAAAAAGTCGATAAATTGGTACGCGATATTTACGGCGGTACTTACGAGCGATTCGGATTGTCGGGCGATTTAGTCGCTTCCAG TTTCGGCCAAATGATCACGAAAGAAAAGCGAGATTCAGTCACGAAAGAAGATTTAGCTCGAGCTACTTTGGTTACCATCACCAACAATATCGGCTCTATCGCTAGAATGAGCGCCgtcaacgaaaaaatcaatcGG GTTGTAttcgttggaaattttctcagaGTTAACGAAATATCTATGAAGTTGTTAGCTTACGCTATGGATTATTGGTCGGCTGGAACGTTGAAAGCGCTTTTCTTGGAACACGAA GGCTATTTCGGAGCTGTTGGCTGTTTAATTTCGTTCAACGACGCGATTAGTTGA
- the fbl gene encoding pantothenate kinase 3 isoform X4, producing the protein MGPHGDKEFLDDENDADATTRSRTDTSSDKLQMNAMPWFGMDIGGTLSKLVYFEPYDVSQDEAIMEIETLKNIRRYLTKNSAYGKTGHRDIHLQMDNVTVCGKKGVLHFIRFPTAEMSNFLELAKKKGMAKLVTTVCATGGGAFKFEDAFRREVNMRLEKYDELDSLIRGVLFVESNNAQECYYWQNPTDDETCRKVSYDFSRPYPFILVNIGSGVSILAVYGPNNYKRVSGTSLGGGTFLGLCGLLTGCGSFEEAIELAAGGDNKKVDKLVRDIYGGTYERFGLSGDLVASSFGQMITKEKRDSVTKEDLARATLVTITNNIGSIARMSAVNEKINRVVFVGNFLRVNEISMKLLAYAMDYWSAGTLKALFLEHEGYFGAVGCLISFNDAIS; encoded by the exons ATGGGTCCGCATGGTGACAAAGAGTTTTTAGACGACGAAAACGACGCTGACGCTACTACTCGTAGTCGTACAGATACGAGCAGCGATAAACTGCAGATGAATG CTATGCCATGGTTTGGGATGGATATCGGCGGtactttatcaaaattggtATATTTCGAGCCGTACGACGTTTCTCAAGACGAAGCTATTATGGAAATCGAGACGTTGAAAAACATTCGCAgatatttgaccaaaaattcggCTTACGGCAAAACCGGCCACCGAGATATCCATTTGCAA ATGGATAATGTTACGGTGTGCGGTAAAAAAGGCGTATTACATTTCATACGCTTCCCTACGGccgaaatgagtaattttttggagTTGGCCAAGAAGAAAGGTATGGCCAAATTAGTGACGACCGTATGCGCTACCGGAGGCGGAGCCTTCAAATTTGAAGACGCGTTCCGAAGG gAAGTGAATATGCGACTGGAGAAATACGACGAATTGGACAGCCTTATCAGAGGGGTGCTTTTTGTCGAATCGAATAACGCGCAAGAATGCTACTATTGGCAAAATCCGACCGACGATGAAACATGCCGCAAAGTCAGTTACGACTTCAGCCGACCGTATCCGTTCATC CTCGTCAATATCGGATCCGGCGTTAGTATTTTAGCAGTATACGGACCTAATAATTACAAACGAGTATCCGGTACAAG TTTGGGCGGCGGAACGTTCTTGGGCTTGTGCGGATTATTAACAGGTTGCGGTAGTTTCGAAGAAGCTATCGAATTGGCTGCCGGCGGCGATAATAAAAAAGTCGATAAATTGGTACGCGATATTTACGGCGGTACTTACGAGCGATTCGGATTGTCGGGCGATTTAGTCGCTTCCAG TTTCGGCCAAATGATCACGAAAGAAAAGCGAGATTCAGTCACGAAAGAAGATTTAGCTCGAGCTACTTTGGTTACCATCACCAACAATATCGGCTCTATCGCTAGAATGAGCGCCgtcaacgaaaaaatcaatcGG GTTGTAttcgttggaaattttctcagaGTTAACGAAATATCTATGAAGTTGTTAGCTTACGCTATGGATTATTGGTCGGCTGGAACGTTGAAAGCGCTTTTCTTGGAACACGAA GGCTATTTCGGAGCTGTTGGCTGTTTAATTTCGTTCAACGACGCGATTAGTTGA
- the fbl gene encoding pantothenate kinase 3 isoform X5 translates to MGPHGDKEFLDDENDADATTRSRTDTSSDKLQMNGSCTQRVKYRAQKCVNLDKFSEIGEWMNNRAEFYPIVITMPWFGMDIGGTLSKLVYFEPYDVSQDEAIMEIETLKNIRRYLTKNSAYGKTGHRDIHLQMDNVTVCGKKGVLHFIRFPTAEMSNFLELAKKKGMAKLVTTVCATGGGAFKFEDAFRREVNMRLEKYDELDSLIRGVLFVESNNAQECYYWQNPTDDETCRKVSYDFSRPYPFILVNIGSGVSILAVYGPNNYKRVSGTSLGGGTFLGLCGLLTGCGSFEEAIELAAGGDNKKVDKLVRDIYGGTYERFGLSGDLVASSFGQMITKEKRDSVTKEDLARATLVTITNNIGSIARMSAVNEKINRGYFGAVGCLISFNDAIS, encoded by the exons ATGGGTCCGCATGGTGACAAAGAGTTTTTAGACGACGAAAACGACGCTGACGCTACTACTCGTAGTCGTACAGATACGAGCAGCGATAAACTGCAGATGAATGGTTCGTGTACTCAACGTGTTAAATATC GTGCTCAAAAATGCGTTAATTTGGATAAGTTTTCTGAAATTGGGGAATGGATGAACAATCGAGCTGAGTTTTACCCTATTGTGATAA CTATGCCATGGTTTGGGATGGATATCGGCGGtactttatcaaaattggtATATTTCGAGCCGTACGACGTTTCTCAAGACGAAGCTATTATGGAAATCGAGACGTTGAAAAACATTCGCAgatatttgaccaaaaattcggCTTACGGCAAAACCGGCCACCGAGATATCCATTTGCAA ATGGATAATGTTACGGTGTGCGGTAAAAAAGGCGTATTACATTTCATACGCTTCCCTACGGccgaaatgagtaattttttggagTTGGCCAAGAAGAAAGGTATGGCCAAATTAGTGACGACCGTATGCGCTACCGGAGGCGGAGCCTTCAAATTTGAAGACGCGTTCCGAAGG gAAGTGAATATGCGACTGGAGAAATACGACGAATTGGACAGCCTTATCAGAGGGGTGCTTTTTGTCGAATCGAATAACGCGCAAGAATGCTACTATTGGCAAAATCCGACCGACGATGAAACATGCCGCAAAGTCAGTTACGACTTCAGCCGACCGTATCCGTTCATC CTCGTCAATATCGGATCCGGCGTTAGTATTTTAGCAGTATACGGACCTAATAATTACAAACGAGTATCCGGTACAAG TTTGGGCGGCGGAACGTTCTTGGGCTTGTGCGGATTATTAACAGGTTGCGGTAGTTTCGAAGAAGCTATCGAATTGGCTGCCGGCGGCGATAATAAAAAAGTCGATAAATTGGTACGCGATATTTACGGCGGTACTTACGAGCGATTCGGATTGTCGGGCGATTTAGTCGCTTCCAG TTTCGGCCAAATGATCACGAAAGAAAAGCGAGATTCAGTCACGAAAGAAGATTTAGCTCGAGCTACTTTGGTTACCATCACCAACAATATCGGCTCTATCGCTAGAATGAGCGCCgtcaacgaaaaaatcaatcGG GGCTATTTCGGAGCTGTTGGCTGTTTAATTTCGTTCAACGACGCGATTAGTTGA
- the cpa gene encoding F-actin-capping protein subunit alpha — MVLKMAEDNEETISDQEKVRIISDFILHSPPGEFNEVFNDVRGLVNNDVLLKEGACGACAIYNKEQLTPVKLTNDQYVLITEYNDLGSNRFYDPRSKQSFKFDHLRKEASDFEEWECDQSIESWRTSLEVLLDGYTSNHFKHGTCNVFAKKQDSAILLVACIEDHQFQPQNYWNGRWRSQWIFTISGGTVDVKGILKVQVHYYEDGNVQLVTSKEIKESIEIINEVSAVDSMMKIVKDAENEYQTALTENYQTMSETTFKTLRRQLPVTRTKIDWNKIVSYSIGKELKPQ; from the exons ATGGTTCTGAAAATGGCGGAGGATAACGAGGAAACTATATCCGATCAAGAAAAG gTTCGAATCATTTCTGATTTCATTTTGCACTCGCCTCCCGGCGAATTCAACGAAGTTTTCAACG ATGTTCGTGGATTGGTCAATAACGACGTTTTATTGAAAGAAGGTGCTTGCGG CGCTTGCGCCATTTATAACAAAGAACAGCTAACACCGGTTAAACTGACCAACGATCAGTATGTTCTAATAACGGAATACAACGATTTAGGCTCAAACCGATTTTACGATCCTCGTTCCAAGCAATCTTTCAAGTTTGATCATCTTCGTAAGGAAGCGTCGGACTTTGAG GAATGGGAATGCGATCAAAGTATAGAATCGTGGCGAACGAGCTTGGAGGTTTTGCTTGACGGGTACACGTCCAATCATTTCAAGCACGGCACCTGCAACGTTTTTGCGAAAAAGCAAGATTCAGCTATACTTTTAGTCGCTTGCATCGAAGATCATCAGTTTCAACCTcaaaattattg GAACGGACGATGGCGGTCTCAGTGGATTTTCACAATATCTGGCGGTACTGTGGACGTCAAAGGCATTCTCAAAGTTCAAGTGCATTACTACGAAGATGGTAACGTGCAACTGGTCACCTCCAAAGAAATTAAAGAATCGATTGAAATTATT AATGAAGTGTCAGCTGTGGACAGTATGATGAAGATCGTTAAAGATGCGGAAAACGAGTATCAAACGGCGTTGACGGAGAATTATCAAACCATGTCAGAGACCACGTTCAAAACGTTGCGTCGACAATTGCCCGTCACGAGGACGAAAATTGATTGGAATAAGATAGTGTCGTACAGTATAGGAAAGGAACTAAAACCCCAATAA
- the Psf2 gene encoding DNA replication complex GINS protein PSF2 has protein sequence MEPSEIEFLSEKTPVEIIPNFNHHGIIHLISGNVGPFRAGLPAVVPLWLGVNLKQRNKCRILSPDWMDVEKLEDKKEEEKKSKFFTKMPHENYLEVTHLLLDVAGDDISRADDVRTLVKDLWDMRISKLRSSIDTLVGSGGIHASLNHLTQLEINSVRPLLPDALNLLQALQECHESEEEENTDSQSTSRNSASIFNTTS, from the exons ATGGAGCCTtcggaaattgaatttttgtctgaGAAAACGCCCGTAGaaataattccaaattttaaCCATCACGGAATTATTCATTTGATTTCGGGAAATGTGGGCCCATTCAGAGCTGGCTTGCCGGCTGTCGTACCATTGTGGCTCGGAGTAAACTTGAAACAGAGAAATAAATGCCGTATTTTATCGCCCGATTGGATGGATGTTGAGAAACTCGAagataaaaaagaagaagaaaagaaatcCAA atttttcacgaaaatgcCGCATGAAAATTATCTAGAAGTTACGCACTTACTGCTCGATGTAGCCGGCGATGATATTAGTCGTGCCGACGATGTACGAACTCTCGTTAAG GATTTATGGGATATGCGAATATCGAAACTGAGGTCGTCCATCGATACGCTCGTCGGTAGCGGAGGAATACACGCGTCTTTGAATCATCTAACTCAGTTGGAAATAAATTCAGTCAGACCTCTGCTTCCTGATGCTTTGAACTTGTTGCAAGCGTTGCAAGAG TGCCACGAGTCGGAAGAAGAAGAGAATACCGATTCTCAAAGCACCAGTCGTAATTCCGCCTCTATATTTAACACGACCAGTTGA